In the genome of Streptomyces sp. NBC_00259, the window AGGTGGGGGCCATGATGATTCCCGCAGGCCCTACGCTTGGGGCGCGTGACGCAAGCGACGACGCAGACGGGCCGCGAGCCCGGCCGTGAGACAGGCCGGGGCAGCAGGCCGCTGGCCGTGTTCGACCTGGACGGCACCCTCGCGGGGAACGGCCACCGCCAGCACTTCCTGGAGCGCAGGCCGCGCGACTGGGCGGGGTTCTTCGCCGCCGCACCCGACGACACACCGCTCGCCGAGGGCCTGCGGATCGTGGCCGAGGCGACGGTGGAGTGCGAAGTCGTGTACCTGACCGGTCGGCCGGAGCGCTGCCGGGCGGACACCGTGGCGTGGCTGGAACGGCACGGCCTGCCGACGGGCCGCATCTGGATGCGCCGCAACGACGACCGCCGCCCCGCCCGGACGACCAAGCTGGACACGTTGCGGCGCCTCGCCCGCAGCCGCGAGATCCGCATGCTCGTGGACGACGACGAACTCGT includes:
- a CDS encoding phosphatase domain-containing protein, producing the protein MTQATTQTGREPGRETGRGSRPLAVFDLDGTLAGNGHRQHFLERRPRDWAGFFAAAPDDTPLAEGLRIVAEATVECEVVYLTGRPERCRADTVAWLERHGLPTGRIWMRRNDDRRPARTTKLDTLRRLARSREIRMLVDDDELVCDAAERAGFRVVRARWAEA